TTTTAGCGAACCCTCTTTAGAATTGAGTTTGCGAAGAGTGGAAATACAAGCTCTGAATCCAGAGGAAGACATGTATTCTACGTCTTTCATGTTCAAAAGAACCTTTCTATGCCCAGCATTATCGATGAGTTCCATAAGGCCCTCTTCCACTTCATTTGCCACAGAAACGTCCAATCGACCTTCCAGATAAACGACTAGTTTTCCGTCTTTCACTTCGTGTTTCAGCACCGATTTACCCAACCTGATATGATTTTACAAAATCATCGTATTTTAGCGGAGTGTCAATCAATGTTTTCTCAATCCATTCCATCGGCTTCTGACCTAGACAAATTCCAAAAATTCCTGATTTTAGGTGGCGGATCCTCGGGGG
Above is a window of Leptospira wolbachii serovar Codice str. CDC DNA encoding:
- a CDS encoding STAS domain-containing protein; translation: MLKHEVKDGKLVVYLEGRLDVSVANEVEEGLMELIDNAGHRKVLLNMKDVEYMSSSGFRACISTLRKLNSKEGSLKISNIKPAVKRIFDVIELTSLFDIYDSEDAALKAF